The genomic interval CGGATCTGGCCGACCGACTGATCGGTACCGCAATCGGGTCCAACGGAGCAGACGCGCACCTGCTGCCGCGCGACGCCGGCGAGCTGCTGGACGAGGTCGGCGAGGGCATGGGGGCGCTGCTCCACTACCACGTCGAACCGTTGAAGCAGACCGCCAGCTAGCGCGGCTCGCCCCGAAACCACAACCGCTAGCGCGGGCGAACACCTCGTCCAGAACGGAGCGAGCGACCCATGGGCATCGACGGCTTCAGGGTAGGGTCCGTGTTCGGATTCGAGATCAGGATCGACGTGTCCTGGTTCGTGATCCTGGTGCTGATCCTGTGGTCTTTCTCGTGGGGCGTCTTCCCGGCCCAGTATCCGGATCAACCGCGCGCCGTTTACCTCGCGATGGGCTTCGCGGGGGCGCTCCTGTTCTTCGCCTCGTTGCTTACGCACGAGCTGTCACATTCCCTCGTCGCCCGCACGAAGGGCATCCCCGTGGAGGGGATCACGCTCTTCATCTTCGGCGGCATCGCGCATACGCGCATGGAGGCGGAGAACCCCGGCGACGAATTCGTGATAGCGGGCGTCGGTCCGCTGGCCAGCCTGGTGATCGGCCTCTTCTTCGGCGCGATCTGGTGGGTCGCGACGAGCCTCGGCGTGACGCCCGCGGTGACGATCGTGGCCCGCTACCTGGCGTTCCTCAACGTGGCGCTGGCGGTCTTCAACCTGATGCCGGGCTTTCCCCTGGACGGCGGCAGGCTCTTTCGCTCGATCGTCTGGAGGATCACCGGGGACCTGACCAAGGCCACGCGGTGGGCGACCAACGGCGGCAAGACCTTCGGGCTGGTGCTCATCGCGCTGGGAGCGCTCCAGCTATTCGCGGGCGCCGGCATAGGCGGACTGTGGCTCATCTTCATCGGCTGGTTCCTGCGCAACGCCGCGGTCATGAGCATGCGGCAGCACGTGGTGCGGGCGATGCTCGAGGGCGTCTCCGCGGGTGATCTGATGAGCGCCGACCCGGCCGTCGTGAGCCCCACGCTGTCGCTGAGCGACCTGGTCGACTCCTATTTCCTGACGGAGCGGCACCAGGCCTTCCCCGTGGTCGACGGCGCTCGGCCGGTCGGGCTGATCACCCTGCAGCACGTCAAGGCCATCCCGCGCGA from Gemmatimonadota bacterium carries:
- a CDS encoding site-2 protease family protein, with protein sequence MGIDGFRVGSVFGFEIRIDVSWFVILVLILWSFSWGVFPAQYPDQPRAVYLAMGFAGALLFFASLLTHELSHSLVARTKGIPVEGITLFIFGGIAHTRMEAENPGDEFVIAGVGPLASLVIGLFFGAIWWVATSLGVTPAVTIVARYLAFLNVALAVFNLMPGFPLDGGRLFRSIVWRITGDLTKATRWATNGGKTFGLVLIALGALQLFAGAGIGGLWLIFIGWFLRNAAVMSMRQHVVRAMLEGVSAGDLMSADPAVVSPTLSLSDLVDSYFLTERHQAFPVVDGARPVGLITLQHVKAIPRDAWPSRQVGEAMRAVDELAVGAREPVTTALERMQDAKERRILVVDDGRLVGILSASDVAAWVQRSQE